In Plasmodium gaboni strain SY75 chromosome 14, whole genome shotgun sequence, one genomic interval encodes:
- a CDS encoding putative calcium-dependent protein kinase (part of same gene as PGSY75_1423600B~gap found within coding sequence), translated as MGNALNKLLKHYRNVEKKKNEYKFGKILGCGSFGVVRECMNKMTKEVYAVKIIKKKKKHKKSYNFEKMVKNEIKYLSIMSHENIIKFKDFFEDKNKFYIVLEKCEGGELFYKVVKNKCLMESETALIVRQICCALQYLHSNNIIHRDIK; from the exons atGGGTAACGCTTTAAATAAGTTACTAAAACATTATAGAAACGtcgaaaaaaaaaaaaatgaatataaatttgGTAAGATACTTGGATGTGGATCCTTTGG GGTTGTGAGAGAATGTATGAACAAAATGACAAAAGAAGTGTATGCAGTGAAAATAATtaagaaaaagaaaaaacacAAAAAGAGTTACAATTTTGAGAAAATGGTAAAAAATGAGATTAAATATTTGTCTATAATGAGTcatgaaaatattattaagtTCAAAGACTTCTTtgaagataaaaataagttTTATATAGTGTTAGAAAAATGTGAAGGTGGagaattattttataaagttgttaaaaataaatgtttGATGGAGAGTGAAACAGCTTTAATTGTTAGACAG ATTTGTTGTGCATTACAATACCTGCActcaaataatattatccACAGGGACATAAAA
- a CDS encoding putative calcium-dependent protein kinase (part of same gene as PGSY75_1423600A~gap found within coding sequence) has translation AVDFLKRLLERNEKKRLTAYQALNHPWITSQVG, from the exons GCTGTggattttttaaaaagacTTCTAGaaagaaatgaaaagaaaagatTAACTGCTTATCAGG cACTTAATCATCCATGGATTACATCACAAGTAGGATAA
- a CDS encoding hypothetical protein (conserved Plasmodium protein, unknown function), protein MNKQSDSKPYTKSKSKFHMFFYKNKYSSSKYNNNNVNENIVKGNNLNDHNVSDHNVNDHNVNDHNVNDHNVSDHNVSEHNVNNNNMNNNNMNNNNMNNNNMNNNNVNNNNMNNNNVNNNNVNNNNMNNNNVNNNNVNNNNMNNNHMNNETQLGHQVNGEDNNSLNINVFPQNNNSNDKNKKNSTLTNSSHNNPHLSNSGNAHYNKKKNSMNPRNSCILKSGEHNVLSSYNEDVYNNIGKTKEEMNSACDINMNNYNNVNMDEEYNKYHPPQQQQQQQQQQQKQQQQQQQQKQQQHNSNNNNNNISSSSGVDHSGSHTHNFNHQNNSCNKNVAVAYNNMSHKKEEKQHNEDYFNCDKDIGNPNNNQHAINNVYRNYNNVDHTNESYVNMSKNSNHHYNNYQSYYNNNNNHNMQKYVEVNDNQLNNSNDVGQKKMSNYFNSSQGYNNNHMSISSNNNNNNNNNNNNYYYNTHPNISQFNSEMNNSNNQNNTTAPGSNEHMSSNNNIIIIINSNKNKNSTMLDDVYHLEDNKNVYNNNETRKDSMLNNMMNHGGEKNKKHDNKMQKSVNHNKRDEKKEDTYKKYEKRDNISMSNNNIKKDDKKMDSRTLHNKMNNNNSNNYMKDMEHSNINITNKNIKNVDIKNENVIYENTDDDDNNNNNNNYHYNNINNSSNDESEHVDDVCNMNDMKDINCKNLNSSNGNAYNISYMFIYQYYYVLHTKKEMMHNFYSEKAILLVSFNDEAKTINTKIHNNVHIMNNDYYNTDKQAHLDDIKMIKKNNNNNNDNISNNNISNNNISNNNSNNCVDSSYSNHFFNLNEINIEGCHKSDHMIKLESRNMIYEYYKNLDVNACTVHIISIEVVNLHDEIYIYIYGKIKKSKHTNIYYYFIQNIHLHKYNVYQYYVDVDFVHYYNSPVSKEPQTELLQSSVLREADTHNIIKNDHNNNNNSNISLSAVKNIEDDKKKKNKVSYNLNNTNVNATTQNKMNEKKKKKKNETQLLEEQTNSSTLNIQNRYTDKQSVSKNEHILYYEDDNEDNLYYDDANEEMLYYNSDHNKNECDDDVYYEDGDDYNNNYNDDIYFEEENEDIYSDEHHDVYDQVLYNNNEGTEIHKHNNNNNNNNNMNDIKKNKENQQYKNLKKNKLPLPKYNVNQQNDQNKKNNILKDDHHVISNEVNKLKHQKNGHEAKEELSSEVLKENELSTNKLSKYKNQNKETQKKKDTTSTDIYKNNDKKNTPSKNIHENYNEQNNHDEKKILNMKDKKQMNNSYQHHEDNVEQQNGQEKNLNNNNEKKVKKNKHENNVQKKNTDADEQKTPEINTVLKKENNNSNDILSKKKKKDKKKIEQDSWVSKVMKNNTTNIIPDSNKNDDNNKTDNLVNNNDNNNNNNNNNNNNNNNNNNKGDDEIKKDNQIKHDDDVKQNDNEEYITDENNKNEEISVNDKKIIIHNIHKSMDKKKINDCIIERLKKYNDGHAVQIDIYQRSFKKPYQTNFNYKNIYDNNKTQTNEYSYAIAELDCRQSQQLLLDLGLYCNGIKLNIEHFKEKKKFIDTKKFNKKFSTYSNNNNNNSNNHGSVSFKTKDDKYKNTYYNKHSSSIHAGPVISSGGNNNASSLYRNKRNNVFVK, encoded by the coding sequence ATGAACAAACAATCGGATTCAAAACCTTACACAAAAAGTAAAAGTAAATTCCACATGTTTTTCTACAAGAATAAATATTCGAGttcaaaatataacaacaataatgttaatgaaaatattgTGAAAGGAAATAACTTGAATGATCACAATGTGAGTGATCATAATGTGAATGATCACAATGTGAATGATCATAATGTGAATGATCATAATGTGAGTGATCATAATGTGAGTGAGCACAACGTgaataataacaatatgaataataacaatatgaataataacaatatgaataataacaatatgaataataacaatgtgaataataacaatatgaataataacaatgtgaataataacaatgtgaataataacaatatgaataataacaatgtgaataataacaatgtgaataataacaatatgaataataacCATATGAATAATGAGACACAACTGGGACATCAAGTAAACGGTGAGGATAACaattctttaaatataaatgtgtttccacaaaataataatagtaatgataagaataaaaaaaattcaacTCTTACTAATTCTAGTCATAATAATCCTCATCTAAGTAACAGTGGCAATGctcattataataaaaagaaaaatagTATGAACCCACGAAACAGttgtatattaaaaagtGGAGAACATAATGTGTTGTCGTCTTATAATGAGgatgtatataataatattggTAAGACAAAAGAAGAGATGAATAGTGCTTgtgatataaatatgaataattataataatgttaataTGGATGAggaatataataaatatcaCCCCCCCCAACAACAACAgcaacaacaacaacaacaacaaaaaCAGCAACAACAGCAGCAACAACAAAAACAACAACAACATAAcagtaataataataataataatattagtAGTAGTAGTGGTGTAGATCATAGTGGTAGTCACACACATAATTTTAATCACCAGAATAATAGCTGTAACAAAAATGTAGCTGTAGCATATAATAACATGAGCcataaaaaagaagaaaaacAACATAATGAAGATTATTTTAACTGTGATAAAGATATAGGCAATCCAAACAACAACCAACATGctataaataatgtatatagaaattataataatgttgACCATACAAATGAAAGCTATGTAAATATGTCTAAAAATAGTAATCATCATTACAATAATTATCAGagttattataataataataataatcacAACATGCAAAAATATGTTGAGGTGAATGATAACCAGTTGAATAATTCAAATGATGTAGGGCAAAAGAAGATGAGTAATTATTTTAACTCTTCACAAGGATATAACAACAACCACATGAGCATTAGTAgcaacaacaacaataataataataataataataataattattattataatactCATCCTAATATTTCTCAGTTTAACTCAGAAATgaataatagtaataatcAAAACAACACAACGGCCCCAGGAAGTAACGAGCATATGtcatcaaataataatattattattattattaatagtaataaaaataagaatagCACCATGTTAGATGACGTATACCATTTGGAGGATAACaaaaatgtttataataataacgAAACAAGAAAAGATTCAATgttaaataatatgatgaaTCATGGTGGTGAGaagaataaaaaacatGACAATAAAATGCAGAAAAGTGTGAATCACAACAAAAGAGATGAAAAGAAAGAAGACACatataagaaatatgaaaaaagaGATAATATCTCTATgagtaataataatataaagaaggatgataaaaaaatggatAGCAGAACACTACACaacaaaatgaataataataatagtaataattatatgaaagATATGGAACATTctaatattaatattactaataagaatataaaaaatgtagaCATAAAGAATGAGAATGTAATATATGAGAATACagatgatgatgataataataataataataataattatcattataacaatataaataatagtaGTAATGATGAAAGTGAACATGTGGATGATGTATgtaatatgaatgatatGAAGGATATAAATTGTAAGAATCTTAATTCATCTAATGGAAAtgcatataatatatcttatatgtttatatatcaatattattatgtattacatacaaaaaaagaaatgatgcataatttttattccGAGAAAGCAATACTTCTAGTTAGTTTTAATGATGAAGCTAAGACAATAAACACAAAGATACATAATAATGTTCACATTATGaataatgattattataatacaGATAAACAAGCACACCttgatgatataaaaatgataaaaaaaaataacaacaacaataatgataatattagtaataataatattagtaataataatattagtaataataatagcAACAATTGTGTTGATAGTTCTTATAgtaatcatttttttaatttaaacGAAATTAATATTGAAGGCTGCCACAAAAGTGATCATATGATAAAATTAGAATCAAGAAATATGATctatgaatattataaaaatctAGATGTAAATGCATGTACAgttcatattatttcaATTGAAGTTGTAAATTTACATGAtgaaatttatatttatatatatggaaaaattaaaaaatctaaacatacaaatatatattattattttattcaaaatatacatctacataaatataatgtttatcaatattatgTGGATGTCGATTTtgttcattattataattcaCCTGTTAGTAAAGAACCACAAACAGAATTATTACAGTCAAGTGTTTTAAGAGAAGCAGATACACACAACATCATCAAAAATGAccataataataataataatagtaatattaGTTTGAGTGCTGTGAAAAATATTGaagatgataaaaaaaaaaaaaataaagttAGCTATAATTTGAATAACACAAATGTAAATGCTACTACTCAGaataaaatgaatgaaaaaaaaaaaaaaaaaaaaaatgaaacaCAATTATTAGAAGAGCAGACAAATTCATCAactttaaatatacaaaatagATATACGGATAAACAATCAGTATCAAAAAATGAacacatattatattatgaggatgataatgaagataatttatattatgatgacgcaaatgaagaaatgttatattataatagtgatcataataaaaatgaatgtGATGATGATGTATATTACGAGGATGGtgatgattataataataactataatgatgatatatattttgaagaagaaaatgaagaCATTTATTCTGATGAACATCATGATGTATATGACCAAGtcttatataataacaatgaAGGAACAGAAATacataaacataataataataataataataataataatatgaatgatatcaagaaaaataaagaaaatcaacaatataagaatttaaaaaaaaataaattacCCTTACCAAAATATAATGTCAACCAACAAAATGATCAGAATAAgaagaataatatattaaaggATGATCATCATGTTATTAGCAATGAAGTCAATAAACTAAAGCATCAAAAAAATGGTCATGAAGCAAAAGAAGAGTTATCATCTGAAGTTTTAAAGGAAAATGAATTATCTACAAATAAATTGtctaaatataaaaatcaaaataaggagacacaaaaaaagaaagacACAACTAGTACAgatatatacaaaaataatgataagaaaaatactccaagtaaaaatattcatgaaaattataatgagCAGAATAATCATgatgagaaaaaaatactCAACATGAAAGATAAGAAACAGATGAATAATTCTTATCAACATCATGAAGATAATGTAGAACAACAAAATGgacaagaaaaaaatttaaataataataatgagaaaaaagttaaaaaaaataaacatgAAAACAATGTgcagaaaaaaaatacagATGCAGATGAACAGAAAACTCCCGAGATTAATActgtattaaaaaaagaaaataataatagtaatgatatattatctaaaaaaaaaaaaaaagacaaaaaaaaaattgaacAAGATAGTTGGGTTTCTAAAGTTATGAAAAATAACACAACGAATATCATACCAGATAGTAATAAgaatgatgataataataaaactGACAACCTTGtcaataataatgataataataataataataataataataataacaataataataacaataataataacaaaggggatgatgaaattaaaaaggaTAACCAGATAAAACATGATGATGATgtaaaacaaaatgataatgaagaatatataacagacgaaaataataaaaatgaagaaataagtgtaaatgataaaaaaattattattcataatattcataaaagtatggataaaaaaaaaattaatgatTGTATTATAGAAcgtttaaaaaaatataatgatgGACATGCAGTTcaaatagatatatatcAAAGATCATTTAAAAAACCTTATCAAActaattttaattataaaaatatatatgataataataaaaccCAAACAAATGAATATTCTTATGCTATAGCAGAATTAGATTGTCGTCAAAGTCaacaattattattagatCTAGGCTTATATTGTAATGgaataaaattaaatattgaacattttaaagaaaaaaaaaaattcatagataccaaaaaatttaataaaaaatttagTACATATAGtaacaacaacaataataatagtaataatcATGGATCTGTAAGTTTTAAAACAAAGgatgataaatataaaaatactTACTATAATAAACATTCTAGTTCTATCCATGCAGGACCTGTCATATCATCAGGAGGAAATAATAATGCATCTTCTTTATATAGaaacaaaagaaataatGTATTTGTAAAgtga
- a CDS encoding putative vacuolar protein sorting-associated protein 3 (part of same gene as PGSY75_1423800B~gap found within coding sequence), translating to MDLFKREKVNLDLNYEITFSCCIKDILYVGSKEGILYKYQLIKEEEKTSADIKNDYIKNEKFNIDNNVEGSIRIKFLGNYLIKKNRTINNITIVEEKENIIILILIDDILYCIKNDNFDVLNIIYKNVLLYRINENNSNELLIYTKKKRLYFYNYDNSTYKYLKEITNPFNDLISCMVWINNSLFLTINKEYYFLNIKNNEKVLLYSHEYEQTYKNITLIDMHEIFIVCDLNIGVFYDVDTSMPSRKNTIILSGCVKQIISFRFFLCCLNFKGVINIYNIKNQQHIQEISLNYIPDIVINFTNIKKIYSGLISLFNDNDDDDDEEDKAENIFLYNQKNKIKWTSSDRGIKFYEEKKNKGLLKMETEGILSKSLVNDFISGLSKNDIYDHNNILYNKYLYENNDIYTNNINIYNNTLYNNLYFINKDCLQVLSCLEIYEYLPQCIEQGKTKKGFVLIENYAFQNKQDKYDILCEYNKACAYHFFKNLNFSVSFIFFHKININIFFLLYFWIDYLPSSQKNIIQKMMEYKVIQENINKQFKCFLPFPSSIKELIDRNYNNYIKDKPDYYLSDYMFNDFYHNNSNNDDDEKNNNTYINTSTYEHNTSSFISSSEQRDNQIKKKLLHTANKCLVNYLLLKRDYLLQNKDMYKLSYKKKNHNSKDFIDNEYIIEQCIDNLLIKLLTINNYNKQFFHFIMETNKLHIDLEECIQFLKKEGKFVEIIFIYIRLGNFEEAIEICSYFFHYYNEKYNVIKSTGEFNVYQYDVWHEGSKKKTNKSGDNNKSGDNNKSGDDKNFCCDNKDDDKYIYNDMHPKKEENNIFTFFNLKELNEEKYLNWIKIFEKENVEKNNVSDKDNNNFQYALQKIYNILIILNDNIHLLNLQQEKIKKLFEYAFPFLIKYNEHFFFHFLKKKNILISPEEIITTFKKMIQIDKENYKIKYYLQKYIIHYLKHDKYNKNINTILIELYINNAYTKNNIKQLQIKLIKFMQYEYPIHIDYITRLIKNTSFYFLKVLLYGKLHRH from the coding sequence atgGACCTGTTTAAAAGAGAAAAGGTGAATTTGGATTTAAATTATGAGATAACATTTTCGTGTTGCataaaagatattttatatgttgGAAGTAAGGAGGGTATTCTATATAAATACCAACTAATAAAAGAGGAGGAGAAAACAAGTGCTGATATTAAgaatgattatataaaaaatgaaaagtttaatattgataataatgtgGAAGGAAgtataagaataaaatttttaggaaattatttaataaaaaaaaacagaacaattaataatataacaattGTAGAAGAGAAAGagaatataattatattaattttaatagatgatatattatattgtattaaaaatgataattttgatgttttaaatattatatataaaaatgttttattatatagaataaatgaaaataatagtaatgaattattaatatatacaaaaaagaagagattatatttttataattatgataatagtacatataaatatttaaaagaaataacAAATCCATTTAATGATTTAATATCATGTATGGTGTGGattaataattctttatttttaactataaataaagaatattattttttaaatattaaaaataatgaaaaagtattattatatagtCATGAATATGAACAgacatataaaaatattactCTAATTGATATGcatgaaatatttattgtttGTGATTTAAATATTGGTGTATTTTATGATGTCGATACTTCTATGCCTTCTAGAAAAAATACTATCATATTAAGTGGATGTgtaaaacaaataatatcttttcgtttttttttatgttgtttaaattttaaaggagttataaatatatataatataaaaaatcaACAACATATACAAGAAATCTctttaaattatatacctgatattgttattaattttactaatataaaaaaaatatatagtGGTCTTATCTCTTtatttaatgataatgatgatgatgatgatgaagaagataaggcagaaaatatttttttatataatcaaaaaaataaaattaaatggACATCATCTGATAGAGgaataaaattttatgaagaaaaaaaaaataaaggatTATTAAAAATGGAAACTGAAGgaatattatcaaaatcTTTAGTAAATGATTTTATATCTGGATTAtcaaaaaatgatatatatgatcataataatatcttatataataaatatttatatgaaaataatgatatatatacaaataatataaatatatataataacacattatataataatctctattttattaataaagaTTGTTTACAAGTTCTTAGTTGTTTAGAAATTTATGAATACTTACCACAATGTATTGAACAAggaaaaacaaaaaaaggttttgttttaatagaaaattatgcatttcaaaataaacaagataaatatgatatcttatgtgaatataataaagcATGTGcatatcatttttttaagaattTAAATTTCTCAGTCtctttcatattttttcataaaattaatattaatatattttttcttttatacTTTTGGATCGATTACTTACCTTCATctcaaaaaaatattatacaaaaaatgATGGAATATAAAGTCATCcaagaaaatattaataaacaGTTTAAATGCTTTTTGCCCTTCCCTTCTAGTATCAAAGAATTAATAGATAGGAATTATAACAACTATATAAAGGACAAGCCAGATTATTACCTGTCTGATTATATGTTCAACGatttttatcataataatagtaataatgatgatgatgaaaaaaataataatacttaCATTAATACTAGCACATATGAACATAATACAAGTTCTTTTATTTCCTCATCTGAACAAAGAGACAAtcaaataaagaaaaaactTTTACATACAGCCAACAAATGTTTAgtaaattatttattactCAAAAGAGATTATCtattacaaaataaagatatgtataaattatcatataaaaaaaaaaatcataatTCTAAAGATTTCATTgataatgaatatataatagaaCAATGTATAGATAATCTACTAATAAAACTATTGACcataaataattataataaacaattttttcattttattatggAAACTAATAAATTACATATAGATCTAGAAGAATGTATACAattcttaaaaaaagaaggaAAATTTGTAgaaatcatttttatatatatacgATTAGGAAATTTTGAAGAGGCCATTGAAATATgttcttatttttttcattattacAATGAAAAGTATAATGTTATTAAATCGACAGGGGAATTTAATGTATATCAATATGATGTATGGCACGAAGGAAgtaagaaaaaaacaaacaaaaGTGGTGATAACAACAAAAGTGGTGATAACAACAAAAGTGgtgatgataaaaatttttgttGTGATAACAAAGATgatgataaatatatatacaatgATATGCACCCcaaaaaagaagaaaataatatatttactttcttcaatttaaaagaactgaatgaagaaaaatatttgaattggataaaaatttttgagaaagaaaatgtagaaaaaaataatgtatcagataaagataataataattttcaatatgcattacaaaaaatatataatattcttattatattaaatgataatatacatttattaaatcttcaacaagaaaaaattaaaaaattatttgaatatgCATTTCCATtcttaataaaatataatgaacattttttcttccattttttaaaaaaaaaaaatattttaatatctccagaagaaattataactacctttaaaaaaatgatacaaatagataaagaaaattataaaatcaaatattatttacaaaaatatattatacattatttaaaacatgataaatataataaaaatataaatacaatattaatagaattatatattaacaatgcatacacaaaaaataatataaaacaattACAAATCAAATTAATAAAGTTTATGCAGTATGAATATCCTATACATATAGATTATATTACACGACTTATAAAAAACACATCTTTCTATTTTTTGAAGGTCCTACTATATGGAAAGCTACACCGTCACTA
- a CDS encoding putative vacuolar protein sorting-associated protein 3 (part of same gene as PGSY75_1423800A~gap found within coding sequence) has product TKKKNFIKYMMNEYHKYIYYSMNKNIPSNLLFHNKNEILNKTYVHEMDEKYKIKKKKKIHQENKNLLVQNEYYYMLHLIKDHQEDEEADNESDQNDDDILNCYERCSNESGDITSGGNTSGDDTSGVDTSGDNTSGDNTSGDNTSGDNTSDDNTSGDNTSGDNPNDSKNIHRGNNKNIEKKKKSIKISAQEKLLKGKHRNKDPDALDHFHVYNSCKPKTGGLFFLLIKVYLDKYYNEEINIMKKEQYKNNILYILNKYANHNDLDNIYIYNMIPKYWNISDISKFIYFNLKKKMNTHMNLQIYHNLIKSNYLNISYDKIKKKEQKIIIKDKLICKVCNNPILEKSFAFFSENITVHIHCIEKYDE; this is encoded by the exons aacgaaaaaaaaaaactttataaaatatatgatgaatgaatatcataaatatatatattatagcatgaataaaaatataccctcaaatttattattccacaataaaaatgaaatattaaataaaacGTATGTACACGAAATGgatgaaaaatataaaattaaaaaaaaaaaaaaaattcatcaagaaaataaaaacttACTAGTACAgaatgaatattattatatgcTACATTTAATCAAGGATCATCAAGAAGACGAAGAAGCAGATAATGAAAGTGATcaaaatgatgatgatattttaaattGTTATGAAAGATGTTCGAATGAATCGGGTGACATTACAAGTGGGGGTAACACAAGTGGTGATGATACAAGTGGTGTTGATACAAGTGGTGATAACACAAGTGGTGATAACACAAGTGGTGATAACACAAGTGGTGATAACACAAGTGATGATAACACAAGTGGTGATAACACAAGTGGTGATAACCCAAATGACAGTAAAAATATCCATCGtggtaataataaaaatatagagaagaaaaaaaaaagtataaaaataagtgcccaagaaaaattattaaaaggGAAACATCGAAATAAAGACCCAGATGCATTAGATCATTTCCATGTATATAATAGCTGTAAGCCAAAGACAGGAGgactattttttttacttatTAAAGTATATCTagataaatattataatgaagaaattaatataatgaaaaaagaacaatataaaaataatattctttatatattaaataaatatgcAAATCATAATGAtttagataatatatatatttataatatgatacCAAAATATTGGAATATATCAGatatatcaaaatttatttattttaatttaaaaaaaaaaatgaatacaCATATGAACTTAcaaatatatcataatcTAATTAAGAGTAATTATTTGAACATCTCCTACgataaaattaaaaaaaaagagcaaaaaataatcataaaGGATAAGct aaTTTGCAAGGTGTGTAACAATCCAATTTTAGAAAAAAGTTTTGCTTTTTTCTCAGAGAATATTACTGTTCATATACATTGCATTGAAAAGTATGACGAGTAA